A stretch of Triticum aestivum cultivar Chinese Spring chromosome 1D, IWGSC CS RefSeq v2.1, whole genome shotgun sequence DNA encodes these proteins:
- the LOC542999 gene encoding glutathione S-transferase 4 gives MAPAVKVYGWAVSPFVARPLLCLEEAGVEYELVSMSRAAGDHRQPDFLARNPFGQVPVLEDGDLTLFESRAIARHVLRKHKPELLGCGSPEAEAMVDVWLEVEAHQYNPAASAIVVQCIILPLLGGARDQAVVDENVAKLKKVLEVYEARLSASRYLAGDDISLADLSHFPFTRYFMETEYAPLVAELPHVNAWWEGLKARPAARKVTELMPPDLGLGKKAE, from the exons ATGGCGCCGGCGGTGAAGGTGTACGGGTGGGCCGTGTCGCCGTTCGTGGCGCGCCCACTGCTGTGCCTGGAGGAGGCCGGCGTCGAGTACGAGCTCGTGTCCATGAGCCGCGCGGCCGGCGACCACCGCCAGCCGGACTTCCTCGCCCGGAACCCCTTCGGCCAGGTCCCCGTCCTCGAGGACGGCGACCTCACCCTCTTCG AGTCGCGCGCGATCGCGAGGCACGTGCTCCGGAAGCACAAGCCGGAGCTGCTGGGCTGCGGCTCGCCGGAGGCGGAGGCGATGGTGGACGTGTGGCTGGAGGTGGAGGCCCACCAGTACAACCCCGCGGCCAGCGCCATCGTGGTGCAGTGCATCATCTTGCCGCTACTGGGCGGCGCGCGGGACCAGGCGGTGGTGGACGAGAACGTAGCCAAGCTCAAGAAGGTGCTGGAGGTGTACGAGGCACGGCTGTCGGCGTCCAGGTACCTCGCCGGGGACGACATCAGCCTCGCCGACCTCAGCCACTTCCCCTTCACGCGCTACTTCATGGAGACGGAGTACGCGCCGCTGGTGGCGGAGCTCCCCCACGTGAACGCGTGGTGGGAGGGGCTCAAGGCCAGGCCGGCCGCGAGGAAGGTGACGGAGCTCATGCCGCCGGACCTTGGGCTTGGAAAGAAAGCAGAGTAG